The Gymnogyps californianus isolate 813 chromosome 15, ASM1813914v2, whole genome shotgun sequence genome includes the window CTTGCCCCTGCTTCAGACAAACCCAAACCCTCCCGGCTGGGCAGTGGAATCGCGTGGGCAGCAACCCCAGCCGGCGACGGGTCGGAAAGTTAGAAGAAAGTCTCTAGTCTCACCCACTTTTAATCAAGTGCAAACCCGGCGGCGTCACTCCATCGGCTCAGCCACCGGCTGCTCCGCCACAGCatctgcccccagccccgccggctgCTCCACCGCCTCGGCCGCTGGCGCCGCCGCCAGCTGCTCCGCCGCGGCCCCGCTCTCCAGCCCAGCCAccggctgctctgctgcctcgGCCGCTGCCTGCGCAGCTGCCTGGTTCTCTGCCCTATCTGCCAATTCGTTGCCTGTTTTAGCGGGCGCCGCCAGCTCGTTCGCCGCCTTAGCGGCAGGCAGGTTTCCTGTCGCCGCCGCTGCCTGGTCGATGGCCTGCTTCTTCGGCTTCTGCGTGGCAGCCACCGCCTCGGCCAGCTTCTCCTCCGGCACCATGTTCAAGATCTTCAGggcaaacagcagctggaatTTGGCGGTTCCAACAAAGGAGTTGCCCAGGAAGTTGGGCAGCCCGCCCATGCGGTCCTTCTGGGTGTAGAGGGGGACGCGGACCATGCCCATCACCTGCAACAGCACGGAGCGCAGCTCAGCAGAGGCCGCGGCAgcacccgccccccccccaccccgccctcTGCCCCCACACCCTCACCCCAGCACCCCGCCAGCCCACGGCCCAGGCCCGCCCTGCCCCGGCTGCCAGATCCTGCCCCTCCCTCCCGCACCGACCCCCGCCCTCGCCTGCCTGCCCTCGCCTgcctgccctcagccctgcctgccctcagcCCGGCTGAAGCCCCTGCGCTGCCCCTCCCCGAGCCCCGCCAGgcccctgctctccctgcccgaCCCCTGGcgcccagctccagctccattccccctcctgccccttcgGGGGGGATCCCGCTGCCCCAGGCCGCTACGGGGAGCCCCGCTTCCCCCTCCACACCCTGCGCTGCCTGGGGACACCACGGCTTACCCACGCGTCCCCCTCAACCGCGCCACAACCCGGGGCCAACTGCCTCCGTTCACGCAGCTGCCGAAACCTGCCGAGCGCCTCGCGGGCTCGCGGGGAGACCCTAGCTCTCGCGCTCTACCCCGGGGCGTCAGCCGGACCCAGCTGCCCGGGAGGAAGGCTGCCTCCCGCACTGCCTCCGTGCAAGCCGGGGAGAACTCGGGTTAGAGCAACACATCACCGCACCGAGGGTCACGATTCCGGTCCAGGTTACTCAGCCCAGGGCGGGGGGAGATGCCCACCAGATGCGAGACGGACCTCACCCGCGTCCTGAGGCTGAGCGGGTAAATAGGGCTCTTCCCTACGCGGGCGGTCGCCAGGAAAGGCCGGAGCTCGAGCTCGCTACGCTCCGGAGCCCGAGACACAACCCCAGCCAACAGCCAGACCTCCTAACGCCGGCGCTACGCAGCGGTGCACGGCACTCGCCGCCGGTAGCTCTACATGCGGTGCATTCCCCCGCTGGGCTGCGAGAGACGGCAGCCCAGCAGACCTAGGAGGGAAGCTTCGTCTTCCCTGGGGCTAACGCTCAGAGCTCTAGACACCCCCTCCCTGGATGTCCCACCTCCAGCCCGTGGTCTCGGGAATGCACCGCGCTGATCTCGATGGTATGCAGCTCCTCCAGGGTCAGCTGCCTGGCGTAGAAGTGTGCCACCACGCGATGTGGCCCCTCTGTCAGGTGCGAGCACAGATAGTCAGCTTCCGTCAGGCGCACACAGCCCAAACCCAAGCCCAGCACCCGATTCAGACCGTCCTCCAGGGACCAGTAACGGCGATCCACGAACCCCCCGGGAAAGCCCAGTAGTCCGTCAAATCGCATCTGCATCTGCAATAGAGGCGCATGGTGTTAATGGGGCACAGCGGagcccccggggcggggggggggacgggacgaGGGGAGGCGCGGGCGCCCCAGCCCGGCGCCACGGAGGCCTCCgcggagggggaggagggcggGGAAGCCTCCCGGCCGCTCCGGCGCGGCCCTACCAGCTGCAGCGCATCCAGGACCGTTCACCGACACCGTCTCCGAGAGCTCGCCGCGGCCCTGGGCCGGGGAGCCGAGGCGGGTCCGCCCCGGCCGCACAGCCGGGGGGCCCGGGGGCTCCCCCCCGGGCtcgggcccgccgccgcctcggccaAACCTGATGCTACCGCCCTGCACAGGAACTACCGGACAGCCAgagccgccgcgccgcccggcccggcccgccttGCCTTCAGCCCGCCTCCCCCGGAGCCCGCGGCCCGACCCAGCCCGGCCCGCCCCGACCCAGCCCGactgcccgcccgccccgccctgGTCCCGGCCCCgaccccggccccggccccggcccggttcccggccccggccccccgcccgccgcctcaCCAGCACGGCATAGCGCAGCGGGATGCGGCCGAAGAGCATGCCCGGGTTGGGTGCGTACAGCATGGCGTGGCACGAGTGGCTCCAGCCCGGGCCCAGCCGCATCGCCTCGTACCGCGTCAGCGGCTTCAGCTCGGGCACGCCCGGCACCCCCAGCGtcggcagcggcggcagcgcccccgcgcccgccggcAGCGCCCCAATGGCCGCCATCGCCCCCATGGCCGCCATCGCCTCGCCGCCCGCCCCGAGAGCCCGCTCCGCGCACGCGCGGCGGCGGCCAGAGGGCGGGACCGGCCGCCGCAAGAGCCAGTGGCGGCACGCCGCGCGCCGCGGGGCCAATGGGCGCTCGGCGGCGCCCGCCAACCCCCGCGCCCGCCCTCGTTGCGGCGGCCAATCACGGCGGGCAGCCAATGGGAGCGGCCGCTGCTGCCCGCGTCGCTCGCCATATTAGGCAACGGCCGCACGGGGGCCGGCGGCGCCCGCGACCAATGAGAACaaagctggggggggaggggggcgccGAAAAGCACGCCGGGAAGGAGATGGATGAGGGCAGGCCGGCCCACCCCCTCGCGCCTCGGCCCCGCCCCTCACCTTCCTGCCCGCCCCTCACCTCCCCCGCCCCTCAGGTCCCCGACCCCGCCTCTCAGCTCCCTAGCTCCGCCCCGCAGCGTCTCGGCTCCGCCCCTCAGCTCCCCGCCCCGCCTCTCAGCTCCCTAGCTCCGCCCCGCAGCAGCTCGGCTCCGCCCCtcagctccccagccccgccTCTCAGCTCCCCGCTCCGCCCCTCCGCAGGCAGATGGCGCAGCCCCCACGCGCGACGCACATGGCGGGAGCCGGATCCCCCCTCCCCACGAAGCACGAACTCGGGTGGCTGCTCCACGGGTTTATTACTACAAACATAGAGGGGGAGAAGGTGGGGGGGAACGGGGACTCGCCCCGGGACCCGCCGCAGAAGCAGAACAAGGCACACGGCGTGGGCAGCGCCGGGCTCCacggggggggtgggggggaaaaggggcgagggggtgggcaggggtGTCAGCCCCATCCCCCACGGAGCCCAGCACCCCGGCAAGGCTCACCCCAGCACCCAGAGGATGGGGACATGAGGGCGCAGAGCCCagaggggctgctggggcaggcagggcaggcagggagggccGCAGCTATGTACAGGGGCAGTGACAGCAAAGGGCTGTGCTCAGTGTGTACAAAATATACAACAGTAGTGTCCTTCATCTGCTGATTTTaaccccaaacccaccccaccccacccccgcCCCGAAAACACGACGCCAGCCCCTACCCACCGCCCCTTCGCGCCGGTAGGAAACATGCACGTCTTTAAAAAAGCCGGGCTGTGCCGAAATCGTGCCGGCACAACACACCACGCTGCGTTCCCCGGGCGGTGAGCACGGGCCAGCCccgctggggaggagggagaggctgtgCGTGGGGTCTGGGGTCCGGCGGCAGGGGCAGGGAGGTCCGGCCCCGCTCACGAGAGGCTCTGCTCGTCCTCCAGGTGAAGACGCGTCTGCTCGAAGAGAaggggctgcgtggggctgcCAGTGCCGCGGCCGGGGAGCGTCTTGGTGAAGTCGGATGAGCCTGAGTGAGGAGAAAGGGGTTCAGCCCCAATAATGCCAGCTCTAGGGTCAGACTAAGAGCCCGGGCAGGGTGCTTGGccctggggagagggcagcGTGGGCCAAGGAGACCGTCACCCCCGCCACCCCCTCCTACCCTGGACTGACCAcaggagacagggctggagCCCACGAGCTccatcccctctgcccctgctaAGATGTGGGTTCAGCAAGTGCCAGGGGTGGGACACAGGACACCAAGGGGACACGCTATCTGCCACCAGCCTGGGAGAAGCCAGCAGGGGCCTGGATGTTCACGGTGCCCACGAGGCAGCGGAGCCCTCACCCAGGAGCCCAGCAGAAGCCGGTGGGGAGGGCAAGGAtttctgctgccctgcctggggtCCTGGCACTGGGGAACAGCAGGGACCCCCTGCGGGGTGCAGGGATGGATGGTGCCAGGAATGGGAACGGAGCCAGGACACGGCCAGCAGTGCAGGCTGGTTGGTTTGctgccccctccttccctgccccgaTGGCCAGGATCAGTCCCATCCCCGCTCTCTCCTGGCTGCCGGCCTTCCCAGGAGGGGTCCTGCTGCCCCACACAACAGCGATGCGTAAGAAGAACGAGAAGACGTACCAGCTTACTCCTCTATACCAATAGAGCAGGAATCGGGACCCAGTGCTGCCCAagacaggagggaggaaggcagacagagagggaaggagacaTTAGAGAGGTACTCAGAACAGACTGCGACTCTACGGAAGAAAACAGGCTGCAACGACAACAGTCGGGGGTGAGGACAGTGCAGCGTCCCACGGTCACGCTTGCCAGCAAAGCACGGCGCCCCGTGGCCCTCCCCGCCGCGACACCGCCCCGCGGCAGAGGGGTGCCCGCTGCCCCCCGCGCCGGCTCAGTCTCCCAGAAGCCGGCCCAGATGGTTCCCCTCCCTCGGCCGAAAGCAGGAGCGTGGTTTGGGGGCAGGCACGGGAAGCCACTGTCACATAAACTGTGCCATCGAGCGGCTGCAGcccagagaggagaaaggaggggaaggacaGAGACAAAagggtgagggaggaggagagagaaggggggggcCCAAGTTACCTCTGTGTTAGCCCCCCTCGCCCACAGCTCGCTCTGCCCACCGGGAGGAAGTTCCTGTCCCATCCCAAGGCTGCAGCACGCCGCCCTGGCTGGGGAGGCTGCCCGCGGTCAGGCACGCAGCCCACAAACCCCCCAGGCCCCTCGGTGCCTCGAACGGAAGCCGCAAGCGCAGCAGGTCGGCAGCGCACCTCCGACCCCAACGGCGCGGCCATTACCTGGCAGGTAGACGTCTACCGGAGGGTCGCTCTCCGACTGCGTCAGGCTCCTGTGCTCGCCACAGCTGCCATCCTGCAGGACGTCTTCAACGGAGGGCGGGCGACTACCTAGAACCAGCCGAGAGCACAGCTCCTCAGACCCCAgaccagctctgcaggggcacGTGGCCAGGAGAACGGGTTGAGATCTTCCATGTGAGGAAGCTCCCCAGGCCCCTGAACCCCGCAGAGGTCTCGGGAGAGCTGGTCAGACTGGCCCGGGTC containing:
- the NUDT16L1 gene encoding tudor-interacting repair regulator protein isoform X5; this encodes MAAMGAMAAIGALPAGAGALPPLPTLGVPGVPELKPLTRYEAMRLGPGWSHSCHAMLYAPNPGMLFGRIPLRYAVLVMGMVRVPLYTQKDRMGGLPNFLGNSFVGTAKFQLLFALKILNMVPEEKLAEAVAATQKPKKQAIDQAAAATGNLPAAKAANELAAPAKTGNELADRAENQAAAQAAAEAAEQPVAGLESGAAAEQLAAAPAAEAVEQPAGLGADAVAEQPVAEPME
- the NUDT16L1 gene encoding tudor-interacting repair regulator protein isoform X2, encoding MAAMGAMAAIGALPAGAGALPPLPTLGVPGVPELKPLTRYEAMRLGPGWSHSCHAMLYAPNPGMLFGRIPLRYAVLMRFDGLLGFPGGFVDRRYWSLEDGLNRVLGLGLGCVRLTEADYLCSHLTEGPHRVVAHFYARQLTLEELHTIEISAVHSRDHGLEVMGMVRVPLYTQKDRMGGLPNFLGNSFVGTAKFQLLFALKILNMVPEEKLAEAVAATQKPKKQAIDQAAAATGNLPAAKAANELAAPAKTGNELADRAENQAAAQAAAEAAEQPVAGLESGAAAEQLAAAPAAEAVEQPAGLGADAVAEQPVAEPME
- the NUDT16L1 gene encoding tudor-interacting repair regulator protein isoform X3, whose amino-acid sequence is MAAMGAMAAIGALPAGAGALPPLPTLGVPGVPELKPLTRYEAMRLGPGWSHSCHAMLYAPNPGMLFGRIPLRYAVLMQMRFDGLLGFPGGFVDRRYWSLEDEGPHRVVAHFYARQLTLEELHTIEISAVHSRDHGLEVMGMVRVPLYTQKDRMGGLPNFLGNSFVGTAKFQLLFALKILNMVPEEKLAEAVAATQKPKKQAIDQAAAATGNLPAAKAANELAAPAKTGNELADRAENQAAAQAAAEAAEQPVAGLESGAAAEQLAAAPAAEAVEQPAGLGADAVAEQPVAEPME
- the NUDT16L1 gene encoding tudor-interacting repair regulator protein isoform X1 codes for the protein MAAMGAMAAIGALPAGAGALPPLPTLGVPGVPELKPLTRYEAMRLGPGWSHSCHAMLYAPNPGMLFGRIPLRYAVLMQMRFDGLLGFPGGFVDRRYWSLEDGLNRVLGLGLGCVRLTEADYLCSHLTEGPHRVVAHFYARQLTLEELHTIEISAVHSRDHGLEVMGMVRVPLYTQKDRMGGLPNFLGNSFVGTAKFQLLFALKILNMVPEEKLAEAVAATQKPKKQAIDQAAAATGNLPAAKAANELAAPAKTGNELADRAENQAAAQAAAEAAEQPVAGLESGAAAEQLAAAPAAEAVEQPAGLGADAVAEQPVAEPME
- the NUDT16L1 gene encoding tudor-interacting repair regulator protein isoform X4; the encoded protein is MAAMGAMAAIGALPAGAGALPPLPTLGVPGVPELKPLTRYEAMRLGPGWSHSCHAMLYAPNPGMLFGRIPLRYAVLMQMRFDGLLGFPGGFVDRRYWSLEDGLNRVLGLGLGCVRLTEADYLCSHLTEGPHRVVAHFYARQLTLEELHTIEISAVHSRDHGLEILNMVPEEKLAEAVAATQKPKKQAIDQAAAATGNLPAAKAANELAAPAKTGNELADRAENQAAAQAAAEAAEQPVAGLESGAAAEQLAAAPAAEAVEQPAGLGADAVAEQPVAEPME